Below is a genomic region from Thermochromatium tepidum ATCC 43061.
CACGTTGGATAGACCAATGACGAGCGGCAGCGGTGCCAGCCAGCGCAGCACTTGTGCGGCGGGAGCAAAATCTTGTCCGCCGAGCAGCAAAATCAGCCAATCTGAGAGGGCCCAGAGCGAAAGGCTCGCGCTGCCAGCAATCAACACGACGGCCAGAGCGCTGCGCTTGATAAGGGTGTAGGCCGCCTCACCGTCGTTTTGAACCAGATGACTCATGCGGGGGAAAAGTGCTTGAGACAGCGGAACTAGGAGCGATTGAGCAGCAGAACGCAACTTGTCAGCAAGGTTGAAGTAGGCCAGCGCAACCGGCCCAGCAACCCAACCTAGCACTAGCGGCACGAGGGTAGTATAGAGGCTGATGGATACGCGGGAGCCGAAAAGCGCACCGCCCTCACGCAAGACGCCGCGGATTTCCGGCCAGCGCGGGCGGTACCACGCGACGATGGATTGTCGATGTATCCACCACAAGGACAGGACGCCGGCCAGCATAGCGGCGCCACCCTGGATGATGAGGACCCAGATGGCGTCACTCGGCTGCCGAATCAGCAGAAAGATGGGGATGAGGGCCAAGCCGCGCGTGAGCAGTTGAAGGGCAGCGACCACCTGCAACCGCTCCAGCCCTTGCAGAAACCAAATGGGAAAGAGCGCGGAGGCAATGACGGTGATAAAGGCGGCGGCGTAGAGCGGAGCATCCGGTCGCAGACGGTCGGTGACCATGATAACCCCGGCTGCTATCACCGCAGCAAGCAGCACGAGCAGCCATTGCGCCACCCAGGTGGCGGCAAAGATACGGTTGACTTCCGCAGGGTCGCTTCGATTCGCTGCCACCTTGCGGGTGGCACTCCACGAAAAACCGTAGTCCACCAGCAGCACAAAGTAGGTCATCACGACCTGGGCAAAGGCAACCTTGCCGAAAGCCTCGGCACCCAGTACCCGGGTCAGGTAGGGCAGGGTGATCAGCGGAATGACGTAGTTGCTGATCTGCACCACCCCCATGGCGGCGATGTTGGTGCGTAGGCATGGCGTCGTCATGGCTAGTTTTCCTAAACTAACGCTCCGAGCCGTGCGGTTGCCAAGCAACCGCGAGTCACAACTTCACTTCCCCTCCACCATCTCCCGCGGCAGTACGGACTTGATGTCCTATAGCACCCCCATCGGGCGCAAGCCAGGAACGGATGGTGGGGCCGCGCTCATCTCTGCTCGAGACGGCGCGTTCTGCAATCAGGGCTTTGACCTCGTCCCAGCTCATTTCAGTCGTGGCGGACATCGATGAACTCCTTATGCCTTATGCCTTCTTCCCGCCTTCGAGGCGCCATACACTCGGCGCGTTCACCCAACACGCCGCTCGATCATGATGCCCACGATCCTAGCAGAAGAGCAGGAAGAGGGGTCAGGTCTTGCATTGACACATCCGCTCCCGCTTTCCTTATACCATCCGGGTCCCGGTAAAGGCGGAGCGCAAAGAAACGCATGTAGGAGCGCCTTCAGGCGCGATCGATGCGTTTGCTGTCACACCAACCGCCAAAATCGCGGCTAAAGCCGCTCCTACGGGATGCGTTGGCGGGGTAGGTGCCTTTGGGCGCGATCCACGTCGCGGCCGCGTCATGTCGGCATATTGGCTGGCAGGCTGAACATCGATGCCGACCAGTTCCCCCCTTGTCGCCAAAGTCGAGCACGACACCTTCAGCCACCTCGTCACTTTCTACGCTGGGCCTCTCTAGAAGATATGTTACAGGGAGCCGGTCTGGGGGTCGTATGAGGGCCGCACATCTAATACCGCTTGCAACGGACGGAAGTCGAAGCGGTTGTGCATACCCCCGTACCGATCAGGCAATTTCAATCACCCGCTCACCCCGCTCGATTGCAGCCATGAGCAGTGCAGCGCGCCGTGTGTTGCCAACGCGGACCCAGACAATCTGAGGGCCGCCGGGCTCGCACAGGGCGCGAACGGAAAAATCTTCGTCCTTGGTGAGGATGATTGCTGCGGTGTCGCTTGCCCGCGTCCAGGTTTCGGCGTCTGTTGTGCCGTCCCCGCCAAAATCGAATACGTGCTCGGCATCATGGCCGTTCGCAACCAGCTAGCGTGTCAATGCCGGAGGTAACTGCGCATCGACGATGAAGTGACTCATGCCGCAGCGCGCAGGACCGTGTGGTCGAGGAATTGCGCAGCGAATTCCAGCGCCGCGGTAATGTCCCCTTCTTCGAGGTAGGGGCTCGACCAGTTTCGTTAATAGTTGAACTTTTTTGCGCGAATGTTATAATATCTGCATGTCACGCAAGATGGTCTTGCATCCAAGAGGCCGCCGAGTTCTTAGGGGTGTGTCCTCTGTGGAGGCTGCGCAATGCTGATTGCCCACCGCATCGCGCTCGATCCAAACAACGTGCAGGCGACGTATTTCGCTCGCGCCGCTGGCACAGCCCGCTCTGCCTACAACTGGGCGCTGGCCGAGTGGAAGCGCCAGTACGAGGCATGGAAAGCCGACAATAGCCTACCCAAGCCTTCGCAAGCTGCGCTGCGGCGGCAATTGAACGCCATCAAGCGCGAGCAGTTCCCTTGGATGCTCGAAGTCACGAAGAATGCGCCGCAGATGGCAATCATCCAGTTGGGTCAGGCGTTCCAGAACTTCTTCGCTGGCCGTGCCCGCTATCCGCAGTTTCGCAAGAAGGGCGTGCACGACCGCTTCACGCTCACCAACGACCAGTTCGAAATCGACGGTTCGCGCATTCGCATCCCCCATCTTGGCTGGGTGCGCATGCGCGAGCCGTTGCGTTTTGCTGGCAAGCTCATGTCGGCCACCGTCTCCCGTGTGGCCGACCGCTGGTTCGTCAGCATCACCGTGGACACGCCCGACACCTCGCACCTGCCCAAGGCCGAAAACCAAGGCGCGGCAGGCGTTGATCTGGGCGTGTCGGCGCTGGCAACGCTCTCGACGGGAGAGACTATCCCAGGTCCAAAACCCCACAAGGCGCTGCTGGACCGATTGCGCAGGCTCTCGCGCAGCCTAAGTCGCAAGCAAAAAGGTTCGGCCAACCGCAAGAAGGCCAGGGCCAGACTGGCAAAGCTGCACGCCAGGATCGCCAACATCCGCTCGGATGCGCTGCACAAGCTCACGACAGACCTCACGCGCCGGTTTCATACCATCGCCATCGAGGATCTGAACGTGCGCGGCATGATGAAGAACCGCCATCTGGCGCGCTCCATCGCCGACATGAGCTTCTTCGAGTTCCGCCGTCAGTTGGAGTACAAGGCGGCGATGAGCGGCGGGCAGGTGGTGGTGGCCGATCGCTTCTTTGCGAGCAGCAAGACATGCTTGGCGTGTGGGCACAAGCTTGTTGATTTGCCGTTGTCGGCGCGCCGGTGGACGTGCCCGGACTGCGGAAGTATCCACGACCGCGATGCGAACGCGGCGATCAATCTGAAAAAGGTGGCCGAGAGTTCGGCTGGCGGCTGCCAGCCCTTTCAGCGACACGCTGATTGCTCGGTGACAGCCTGTGGAGAGGCGGGCTCTGGTCTTGGGCGCACGCTCAAGACGAAACCGGCCTCTGGGAAGCAGGAAGTCAGCTTTGTTCCTGTGTGAGCAGGAATGAGTAAGTCTGATGGAACGGTAATCCGCGAGAATCTCTTCACGCGCAGCTCCGGCCGCCAACAGGTCAAGCACATCCTTGACCCTGACCCTCGTCCCACGAATACAGGGCCGCCCCCCGCATACTTCGGGGTTGACCGTAATCCTGCGCAGTTCAGTTGTCATGCTCGCTTGCTCCTTGGCTCATTGCGAGCGGTGCATCCATGATTCAGACGCATCCGCCTGGGCATGTTGGCTTTACTCGTGGTTGTCCATGGCATTGTAGCCGTGCTGCTTGATGAGTTCATCACAAGAAGGAGAGGGTCAGGTCTTGCATTGACACATCCGCTTCCCCTGTACCCGCCACCACGCCCGCCTGCTGTTTTGCACTTGCCGGTGGTTCATGCCGTGTCACGTGGCGATGGCCGTGAGTATGGCGATGCATCAATGCAAGACCTGACCCCGGCTGTGTGAGTTCTTCCATAATGGTCGTCGATGCGGACGATGTCGTCAGCCGCGTGCCCGAGCCGCCTGCGAGGATGATGGGGACGATGGCGGGATTCACGGTTGCAACCCCACTCCACGACGCTTTGGCGCTTTTCGTGCGCGTGCGCTGTGCCATTCGTTTCGCAGCTTCGCAATGCGCTTGAGCTTGATGTCGAAGCCCAAGACGGGGTGGCGCTTGCCAAATTCGACGAAGCTCAGCAGCACGTGCGCGGGTTTGCCACGGTCGGTGATGATGACCGGACCGCGGCACGCCGCTCTTTTGGCGCGCGTGACGTCCTGGTTGAGCGCCCGGCTGGACAGGGTCGTGATGGTCACGGGGGATCCCCTTCGCCAAAAGAGTGTAGTTATGTTACTACTCGGCCGATTGTTGGTGTGGCGCACCGCGGTATGCGGGTAGTTTTGCATCATGCTCAGGCGGGCAGAACATCCCAGCCCAGGTCGCGCGTTGAAATCCGTTCAAGTCGCCCCATTGGGAATAACGCGCCTGATCTGTGCTCGCAATGGCACCTTGCCTGATCCAGGCGCGTTGCATAACGATTAAAACACCCTGGAGGAGTCTGCCAATGCCACATGTCATGACGGCCGATCGTTACGACGGCCAAATGGGTCTTCGCGTCGCGACCATCGATTTCAGTCACCCCTGGGAGTGGCTGCGCAAGGGCTGGTCCGATATTCGGGCTGCGCCCGGCTACAGCCTGACCTATGGCACCGGGATCGTGCTGCTCAGTCTGCTCATCACCACGCTGATGATCCTCGGCAAGCTGACCTTTCTGGTGCCCTTCCTGGTGGCGGGGTTCTTTTTGATGGCGCCGATGCTGTCGATCGGGCTCTATCAGATGAGCGCCCATCTGGAACGCGGCGAGTCGCTGAAATCCTGTCAGGCCCTAGAGGCCTTCCGACGCAATCAGGGACAGTTGGGGATGGTCTCGGCCTTTCTGTTCGTGACCCTGCAGGCCTGGCTGGTGGTCTCACTGGTGTCGATCGCCCTGTTGTTCGACGATCCCTTCCCGACGCTCGATCACTTCCTGCCGGTCATATTCTTCTCGGGTGAGCATCTGTTGCTGCTGGCAACCATCACCGTCATCGGCGCCGGCTTCGCGGCCGT
It encodes:
- a CDS encoding flippase produces the protein MTTPCLRTNIAAMGVVQISNYVIPLITLPYLTRVLGAEAFGKVAFAQVVMTYFVLLVDYGFSWSATRKVAANRSDPAEVNRIFAATWVAQWLLVLLAAVIAAGVIMVTDRLRPDAPLYAAAFITVIASALFPIWFLQGLERLQVVAALQLLTRGLALIPIFLLIRQPSDAIWVLIIQGGAAMLAGVLSLWWIHRQSIVAWYRPRWPEIRGVLREGGALFGSRVSISLYTTLVPLVLGWVAGPVALAYFNLADKLRSAAQSLLVPLSQALFPRMSHLVQNDGEAAYTLIKRSALAVVLIAGSASLSLWALSDWLILLLGGQDFAPAAQVLRWLAPLPLVIGLSNVLGVQIMLPHGINRGFNLILASAAAISLLLIGPMAQHWGAPGAAQTMLLVELWVTGSMAVLLWRKGYLSALQWRNT
- a CDS encoding DUF5615 family PIN-like protein, whose translation is MVANGHDAEHVFDFGGDGTTDAETWTRASDTAAIILTKDEDFSVRALCEPGGPQIVWVRVGNTRRAALLMAAIERGERVIEIA
- a CDS encoding RNA-guided endonuclease InsQ/TnpB family protein, with protein sequence MLIAHRIALDPNNVQATYFARAAGTARSAYNWALAEWKRQYEAWKADNSLPKPSQAALRRQLNAIKREQFPWMLEVTKNAPQMAIIQLGQAFQNFFAGRARYPQFRKKGVHDRFTLTNDQFEIDGSRIRIPHLGWVRMREPLRFAGKLMSATVSRVADRWFVSITVDTPDTSHLPKAENQGAAGVDLGVSALATLSTGETIPGPKPHKALLDRLRRLSRSLSRKQKGSANRKKARARLAKLHARIANIRSDALHKLTTDLTRRFHTIAIEDLNVRGMMKNRHLARSIADMSFFEFRRQLEYKAAMSGGQVVVADRFFASSKTCLACGHKLVDLPLSARRWTCPDCGSIHDRDANAAINLKKVAESSAGGCQPFQRHADCSVTACGEAGSGLGRTLKTKPASGKQEVSFVPV
- a CDS encoding DUF2189 domain-containing protein → MPHVMTADRYDGQMGLRVATIDFSHPWEWLRKGWSDIRAAPGYSLTYGTGIVLLSLLITTLMILGKLTFLVPFLVAGFFLMAPMLSIGLYQMSAHLERGESLKSCQALEAFRRNQGQLGMVSAFLFVTLQAWLVVSLVSIALLFDDPFPTLDHFLPVIFFSGEHLLLLATITVIGAGFAAVVFGIMVITVPLLTDRHIDALTAMRTSARAVRQNPGPMLLWAGLIVLIVGAGLATFYLGLFIAIPLVGHASWHAYRDLVPSP